A window of the Cystobacter fuscus genome harbors these coding sequences:
- a CDS encoding DEAD/DEAH box helicase — translation MTDTFAQLGLSPEALDAVRRARFSRPTPIQAKAIPPALEGRDVIGCAATGTGKTAAYVLPLVERLAGQEGTLGLVLAPTRELVQQISETVRFFGESRGVSHAVVIGGEDMGAQAGALERRPTLVLATPGRLVDLLKSGLVDFTRLRTLVLDEADRMLDMGFQEQLERILAALPRRRQTLLFSATLSPDVSDFAAAELHRPVRVEVTRSGTPAERAEQRLYVVKPEEKSALLLALLARDEATALVFAGTKERADKVHKALQRAGYRCGVLHADRTQNQRNQAMQAFRDGTYRCLVATDIAARGLDVEDVGHVINYDLPHEPEDYVHRIGRTARASASGVASTFVTAKDRQMTEKIERVMRANIPRAEVPREDPVFQAEMARREAAQRDPGPPQKDQGVKKTEGQAPGRHARTHKRNVR, via the coding sequence GTGACCGACACCTTCGCCCAGCTTGGACTGTCCCCCGAGGCGCTCGACGCCGTGCGTCGTGCCCGGTTCTCGCGGCCCACCCCCATCCAGGCGAAAGCCATTCCTCCGGCGCTCGAGGGGCGGGACGTCATCGGGTGTGCCGCCACGGGGACGGGCAAGACGGCCGCGTACGTGCTGCCCCTGGTGGAGCGCCTGGCGGGTCAGGAGGGGACGCTGGGACTGGTGCTGGCGCCCACGCGCGAGCTGGTGCAGCAGATCTCCGAGACGGTGCGCTTCTTCGGCGAGTCGCGCGGGGTGTCACACGCGGTGGTCATCGGAGGCGAGGACATGGGGGCGCAAGCGGGGGCGCTCGAGCGGCGGCCCACGCTGGTGCTGGCCACGCCGGGGCGGCTGGTGGACCTGTTGAAGTCGGGCCTGGTGGACTTCACGCGGCTGCGGACGCTGGTGCTCGACGAGGCGGACCGGATGCTGGACATGGGCTTCCAGGAGCAGCTCGAGCGGATTCTCGCGGCGCTGCCCCGCCGGAGGCAGACGTTGTTGTTCTCCGCGACGCTGAGTCCGGACGTGAGCGACTTCGCGGCGGCGGAACTGCACCGGCCCGTGCGGGTGGAGGTGACGCGCAGTGGCACGCCGGCCGAGCGCGCCGAGCAGCGGCTGTACGTGGTGAAGCCCGAGGAGAAGTCGGCGCTGCTGCTCGCGCTGCTGGCGAGGGACGAGGCGACGGCGCTGGTGTTCGCGGGGACGAAGGAGCGGGCGGACAAGGTGCACAAGGCGCTGCAGCGGGCGGGGTACCGGTGTGGGGTGCTGCACGCGGACCGGACGCAGAACCAGCGCAACCAGGCGATGCAGGCGTTTCGGGACGGGACGTACCGGTGCCTGGTGGCCACGGACATCGCGGCGCGGGGGCTGGACGTGGAGGACGTGGGGCATGTCATCAACTACGACCTGCCGCACGAGCCGGAGGACTACGTGCACCGGATTGGGCGCACGGCACGGGCCTCGGCGAGCGGGGTGGCCTCCACGTTCGTCACGGCGAAGGACCGGCAGATGACGGAGAAGATCGAGCGGGTGATGCGCGCGAACATTCCCCGGGCGGAGGTGCCGCGAGAGGATCCGGTCTTCCAGGCGGAGATGGCGCGGCGGGAGGCCGCCCAGCGCGACCCCGGGCCGCCGCAGAAGGACCAGGGCGTGAAGAAGACCGAGGGCCAGGCACCCGGGCGGCACGCGCGGACGCACAAGAGGAATGTGCGCTAG
- a CDS encoding TetR/AcrR family transcriptional regulator, whose product MNRDSAKKAPVPRLRTRLKEATTEAIRAAAEEVLGEQGFGARMEDIAERAGVSVGTLYNHFEDRTALLRELLRTRREALLEKLDAVVAEVEGQPFREQLQTLLSLVFAHFREHSRFFALAMQSEALRGPIVPAQGGTIVELTKRVELLVRRGVEAGEVRREGSEFHASLLVGMVRALLLRAAETKRSDELQRGADVLLQVFLKGIEV is encoded by the coding sequence ATGAATCGGGATTCAGCGAAGAAAGCCCCCGTGCCCCGGCTGCGGACGAGGCTGAAGGAAGCGACGACGGAGGCCATCCGCGCGGCGGCGGAGGAGGTGCTGGGCGAGCAGGGGTTCGGCGCGCGCATGGAGGACATCGCCGAGCGGGCGGGCGTGTCGGTGGGCACCCTCTACAACCACTTCGAGGATCGCACGGCGCTCCTGCGCGAGCTGTTGCGCACGCGGCGCGAGGCGCTGCTGGAGAAGCTGGACGCGGTGGTCGCCGAGGTGGAGGGCCAGCCCTTCCGCGAGCAGCTCCAGACGCTGCTCTCCCTGGTGTTCGCCCACTTCCGCGAGCACTCGCGCTTCTTCGCCCTGGCGATGCAGTCCGAGGCCCTGCGCGGCCCGATCGTTCCCGCCCAGGGCGGCACGATCGTGGAGCTGACGAAGCGGGTGGAGCTGCTCGTGCGGCGCGGGGTGGAGGCGGGTGAGGTGCGGCGCGAGGGCTCCGAGTTCCACGCCTCGCTGCTGGTGGGAATGGTGCGCGCGCTGCTCCTGCGCGCCGCCGAGACGAAGCGGAGCGACGAGCTCCAGCGAGGAGCGGACGTGCTGCTCCAGGTCTTCTTGAAGGGAATCGAGGTGTAG
- a CDS encoding HlyD family secretion protein, which translates to MASTATPLVQPEVPAEVIEASRKKGRRGFLVFGVIVAVLLLGIGGYLVATRGQETTDAAQVEADVVPLATRVGGPVLHVLVADNALVHKGDVLVEIDPRDYTTRVKQAEAELESAQAQAQAADAQSTVAEAGAKGGFSSARALVSTSSAGVSSAEAQVSVARAALARAEADAHRAELDLERTKQLMEAKAVSQKTYDDAVATHEAAQAALLGAKAQLAAAEEGRHVAQSRVAEAQGQLDQSAPIDAKIAAARANAQLAHARVKAAEAQLEQARLQLEYTHITAPADGQVSKLSVHEGQLLSTGQTLGEFVPPATYVVANFKETQVGHMHPGQRVTVKVDAFEGESIEGRVESLSSGTGARFSLLPPDNASGNFVKVVQRVPVRIAWVNPPRELALRAGLSAEVTVHTSP; encoded by the coding sequence ATGGCCTCGACAGCGACCCCCCTCGTTCAACCCGAAGTACCGGCCGAAGTGATTGAAGCGTCACGCAAGAAGGGCCGCCGCGGCTTCCTCGTGTTCGGCGTCATCGTGGCCGTGCTCCTGCTCGGCATCGGCGGCTATCTGGTCGCCACGCGCGGTCAGGAGACGACGGACGCGGCGCAGGTGGAGGCGGACGTGGTGCCGCTGGCCACGCGCGTGGGAGGCCCGGTGCTGCACGTGCTCGTGGCCGACAACGCCCTCGTGCACAAGGGCGACGTCCTGGTGGAGATCGATCCGCGGGACTACACCACCCGGGTGAAGCAGGCCGAGGCGGAGCTGGAGTCGGCGCAGGCACAGGCGCAGGCCGCCGACGCCCAGTCCACCGTCGCCGAGGCGGGCGCCAAGGGAGGCTTCTCCAGCGCGCGCGCCCTCGTGTCCACCTCCAGCGCCGGGGTGAGCAGCGCCGAGGCCCAGGTGTCCGTGGCCCGCGCGGCACTCGCTCGCGCCGAGGCGGATGCACACCGCGCCGAGCTGGATCTGGAGCGCACGAAGCAACTGATGGAGGCCAAGGCCGTCTCCCAGAAGACCTACGATGACGCGGTGGCGACCCACGAGGCCGCGCAGGCCGCCCTGCTGGGCGCCAAGGCGCAGCTCGCCGCGGCCGAGGAAGGCCGGCACGTCGCCCAGAGCCGGGTGGCCGAGGCCCAGGGGCAGTTGGATCAGAGCGCGCCCATCGACGCGAAGATCGCCGCGGCCCGCGCCAACGCGCAGCTCGCCCATGCCCGGGTGAAGGCGGCCGAGGCCCAGCTGGAGCAGGCCCGGCTGCAACTGGAGTACACGCACATCACCGCGCCCGCGGATGGCCAGGTGTCCAAGCTGTCCGTGCACGAGGGCCAGTTGCTGTCGACCGGCCAGACACTGGGGGAGTTCGTCCCGCCGGCGACGTACGTGGTGGCCAACTTCAAGGAGACGCAGGTGGGGCACATGCACCCGGGCCAGCGGGTGACGGTGAAGGTGGACGCCTTCGAGGGCGAGAGCATCGAGGGCCGCGTGGAGAGCCTGTCGAGTGGGACGGGAGCGCGCTTCTCGCTGCTGCCCCCGGACAACGCCTCGGGCAACTTCGTGAAGGTGGTGCAGCGCGTCCCGGTGCGCATCGCCTGGGTGAATCCCCCGCGGGAGCTGGCACTGCGCGCCGGCCTCTCCGCCGAGGTCACCGTCCACACCTCGCCGTGA
- a CDS encoding ATP-binding protein has protein sequence MRLRTRLALAFALLALVPLAVMVPFTLTRLRATLSRSLDARMEGATTSGKEAIDRTAATVRRAVEELVESPALEDLARESRDAPSRAIRADTARPLMKSRGLTVLSLFDRQGTTLSSGHLPARRGDPDPVLFALTREKSPQPVPVTVSVRGNEGLREVPALVTARPVDYGDARLWVVGGVLLDEGLAAHLSRLTQAEVTLLSGGAVVARAGKVTPPTVARVLPLSESISVRLVFSRAAEREATLGVLRSFLLLAGLGLAFAVLLGLLVARRITQPVEALTEGARRVGQGAMDEQVQVKTTGEVGELVKTFNHMTTELRSTTERLVASERVAAWQEVARRLAHEIKNPLTPIRMSIETLLAVQDAKDARFPTIFRQSAGVILEEVDRLRRIVDEFSQFARMPKPQLEPVDLGELAKNVLSLYATPPEGIHLHSEVQPGVVARADRDQLTQVLVNLVKNAEEAMARGGGDLHVRVKGTEREALVEVQDSGPGIPPEHRARIFEPYFTTKEGGTGLGLAIAARILQEHGGKLDVGGEPGQGACFTLSLPRSV, from the coding sequence ATGAGGCTGAGGACGCGACTGGCGCTGGCCTTCGCGCTGCTGGCCCTGGTGCCGCTGGCGGTGATGGTGCCCTTCACGCTGACGCGGCTGCGCGCCACGCTCTCGAGGAGCCTGGACGCGCGGATGGAGGGGGCCACCACGTCGGGGAAGGAGGCGATTGATCGGACCGCGGCCACGGTGCGCCGGGCGGTGGAAGAGCTGGTGGAGAGCCCCGCCCTGGAGGATCTGGCGCGCGAGTCCCGCGATGCGCCCTCTCGGGCGATCCGGGCGGACACGGCGCGGCCGTTGATGAAGAGCCGGGGCCTCACGGTGTTGTCACTGTTCGACAGGCAGGGGACGACGCTGTCCTCGGGGCACCTGCCGGCGCGCCGGGGGGATCCGGATCCGGTGCTCTTCGCGCTGACGCGGGAGAAGTCGCCCCAGCCGGTGCCGGTGACGGTGTCGGTGCGGGGGAACGAGGGACTGCGCGAGGTGCCCGCGCTCGTCACCGCGAGGCCGGTGGACTACGGGGACGCGCGGCTGTGGGTGGTGGGGGGAGTGTTGCTGGACGAGGGACTGGCGGCGCACCTGTCACGGCTGACGCAGGCGGAGGTGACGCTGCTGTCGGGCGGCGCGGTGGTGGCGAGGGCGGGCAAGGTGACGCCGCCCACGGTGGCGCGGGTGTTGCCGTTGAGCGAGAGCATCTCGGTGCGGCTCGTGTTCAGCCGGGCGGCGGAGCGCGAGGCCACGTTGGGGGTGCTGCGCTCGTTCCTGCTGCTGGCGGGATTGGGGCTGGCGTTCGCGGTGCTGCTGGGGCTGCTGGTGGCCCGGCGCATCACCCAGCCGGTGGAGGCGCTGACGGAGGGCGCGCGGCGGGTGGGCCAGGGGGCGATGGACGAGCAGGTGCAGGTGAAGACGACGGGCGAGGTGGGCGAGCTGGTGAAGACGTTCAACCACATGACGACGGAGCTGCGCTCGACGACGGAGCGGTTGGTGGCGAGCGAGCGCGTGGCGGCGTGGCAGGAGGTGGCGAGGCGGCTGGCACATGAGATCAAGAACCCGCTGACGCCCATCCGCATGTCGATCGAGACGTTGCTGGCGGTGCAGGACGCGAAGGACGCGCGCTTCCCGACGATCTTCCGCCAGAGCGCGGGAGTCATCCTGGAAGAGGTGGACCGGCTGAGGCGCATCGTGGACGAGTTCAGCCAGTTCGCGCGCATGCCCAAGCCGCAGTTGGAGCCGGTGGACCTGGGAGAGCTGGCGAAGAACGTGTTGTCGCTCTACGCGACGCCGCCCGAGGGGATTCACCTGCACTCGGAGGTGCAGCCGGGGGTGGTGGCGCGAGCGGACAGGGATCAACTGACGCAGGTGCTGGTCAACCTGGTGAAGAACGCCGAGGAGGCGATGGCACGAGGGGGCGGTGACCTGCACGTGCGGGTGAAGGGAACGGAGCGGGAGGCACTGGTGGAGGTGCAGGACAGCGGCCCCGGGATTCCGCCCGAGCACCGCGCCCGCATCTTCGAGCCCTACTTCACGACGAAGGAGGGCGGCACGGGACTGGGGCTGGCCATCGCCGCGCGCATCCTCCAGGAGCACGGTGGCAAGCTGGACGTGGGCGGAGAACCGGGCCAGGGCGCCTGTTTCACCCTGTCCCTGCCCCGCTCCGTTTGA
- a CDS encoding restriction endonuclease, SacI family → MMQIDKEKALQVLEAEVASTSPSPSNWCKRVEALSLACEHSNKTFIAALGTALLAKSVELSVDPFALKDSSGTRGYSARSLCKDVLAAHAPRLHINLGVRGREPLNNQPFFAEDRISAELPVRASGREPLRLLLEALTALDAITDSQKARAALRAFLLVRKDNTEVHSISKDAGDKLTETTLLRIIQTFVSENSESGKRAQAVAAGLIDTEFGAHRVDVGKIFDPSRKFPGDIIVKDQTDNLITQASNLAQDSASLPYDNPRATLTYEVRDKSVTSEDLYHLARRALDHQVTRAVMLAVANQAPMGAKLNDAIHWSLQRGVRLHMYVGWESFLRDSLFRGRDNTTPGSAYRAIHKRLNQIEVSKEGIKRWVDLATP, encoded by the coding sequence ATGATGCAGATCGACAAAGAAAAGGCACTACAGGTTTTAGAAGCAGAAGTAGCATCCACATCTCCTTCCCCCTCCAACTGGTGTAAGCGAGTTGAGGCACTAAGCCTAGCTTGCGAGCACAGCAACAAAACGTTCATAGCTGCACTTGGAACAGCACTCCTAGCAAAGTCAGTCGAACTAAGCGTGGACCCCTTTGCTCTTAAGGACAGCTCAGGAACTCGTGGATATTCAGCAAGGAGTTTGTGCAAGGACGTACTCGCCGCACATGCGCCTAGACTGCATATTAATCTAGGGGTGAGAGGCAGAGAGCCCTTGAATAATCAGCCGTTTTTTGCCGAGGACCGCATTTCAGCGGAGCTTCCTGTCCGCGCAAGTGGACGCGAACCACTTCGCCTTCTTCTTGAGGCATTAACGGCGCTTGACGCCATTACGGATTCCCAAAAGGCACGTGCTGCCCTTCGAGCGTTTTTGCTTGTTCGCAAAGACAACACTGAGGTTCACTCAATCAGCAAAGATGCTGGCGACAAACTCACAGAGACAACGCTGCTTCGTATCATTCAAACGTTCGTTTCTGAAAATTCAGAATCAGGGAAACGCGCCCAAGCAGTAGCAGCGGGCCTCATTGATACGGAGTTCGGAGCACACCGCGTTGACGTTGGGAAGATCTTCGATCCGAGCAGAAAATTCCCTGGAGATATTATCGTCAAAGACCAAACGGACAATTTGATCACCCAAGCATCAAATTTAGCGCAGGACTCTGCATCACTCCCCTATGACAATCCGCGAGCAACACTGACTTACGAAGTTCGCGACAAATCCGTTACAAGCGAGGATCTCTATCATCTAGCAAGGCGCGCACTAGATCACCAAGTCACAAGGGCAGTCATGCTTGCGGTGGCCAACCAAGCACCAATGGGCGCAAAGCTAAACGACGCCATACACTGGTCGCTACAACGTGGGGTCAGACTACACATGTATGTTGGTTGGGAATCCTTTCTTCGCGACTCTTTATTCCGAGGGCGAGACAACACCACCCCCGGGTCTGCCTACCGCGCAATACACAAAAGACTCAACCAAATTGAAGTATCAAAAGAAGGAATAAAGCGATGGGTAGATTTAGCAACCCCATGA
- a CDS encoding DHA2 family efflux MFS transporter permease subunit, with translation MSSAVLPAPSGAVAIQAPPNKWLVTLSVTFGTLMGAIDSSIVNVAMPQLRSAVGATVQEITWTTTGFALATVMVMPLTAFLGRLFGQKRVYLACLALFVVGSFLCGLAWDLPSLVLFRAVQGFGAGALQPTEQAILRQTFPPKEQGMAMALFSMAVMVGPAIGPTLGGYIVDNFHWSWIFFINVPVGVLGFFMVLRFVREPEDLLIANRLEGEKQRKNLDWQGILLLCVGLAALQYFLEEGQSHDWFESTEIVVCALLAGICLVAFVIRELTAVAPVVNLRLFKDPIFTSGTLLSALMFSILMASMFLLPLFMQELLGFTATQSGLALMPRTLLMLAIMPIIGRIYTRFPPQVFIAVGLAITGLGVYQMSHFNLDIGTHDIIAAILLQGLGFSMMLVPLSTVALSRVPRHRMPDATGLSSLLRQIGGSIGLAVFASLLSRYSTQATAALSVHLSPTRPEVMERVAQLRAGMLARGMDFASAQEAALRMLSGLTARQGMVLAFDKLFLLAALLFLLVMPLVLFLKSKPASSGPNEPVHIDVEI, from the coding sequence ATGTCTTCCGCCGTGCTGCCCGCTCCGAGCGGAGCCGTCGCCATCCAGGCGCCGCCCAACAAGTGGCTCGTCACGCTGTCGGTGACGTTCGGCACCCTCATGGGCGCCATCGACTCCTCCATCGTCAACGTGGCCATGCCCCAGCTGCGCAGTGCCGTGGGCGCCACGGTGCAGGAGATCACCTGGACCACCACGGGCTTCGCGCTCGCCACGGTGATGGTGATGCCGCTGACGGCCTTCCTCGGACGGCTCTTCGGGCAGAAGCGTGTGTACCTCGCCTGCCTCGCGCTCTTCGTGGTGGGCTCGTTCCTGTGTGGGCTCGCGTGGGACCTGCCCTCGCTCGTGCTCTTCCGGGCCGTCCAGGGTTTTGGCGCCGGAGCGCTCCAGCCCACCGAGCAGGCCATCCTCCGCCAGACGTTCCCCCCCAAGGAGCAGGGCATGGCCATGGCGCTCTTCTCCATGGCGGTGATGGTGGGGCCCGCCATCGGTCCCACGCTCGGCGGCTACATCGTCGACAACTTCCACTGGTCGTGGATCTTCTTCATCAACGTTCCGGTGGGCGTGCTCGGCTTCTTCATGGTGCTGCGCTTCGTGCGCGAGCCGGAGGATCTGCTCATCGCCAACCGCCTCGAGGGCGAGAAGCAGCGCAAGAACCTGGACTGGCAGGGCATCCTGCTGCTGTGCGTGGGGCTCGCGGCGCTGCAGTACTTCCTCGAGGAGGGGCAGAGCCACGACTGGTTCGAGTCCACGGAGATCGTCGTCTGCGCGCTCCTGGCGGGCATCTGCCTGGTGGCCTTCGTCATCCGGGAGCTCACCGCCGTGGCGCCGGTGGTCAACCTGCGCCTCTTCAAGGATCCCATCTTCACCTCGGGCACCCTGCTCAGCGCGCTGATGTTCTCCATCCTCATGGCGAGCATGTTCCTGCTGCCGCTCTTCATGCAGGAGCTGCTCGGCTTCACCGCCACCCAGTCGGGCCTCGCGCTGATGCCGCGCACGCTCTTGATGCTGGCGATCATGCCCATCATCGGGCGCATCTACACGCGCTTCCCACCGCAGGTGTTCATCGCGGTGGGGCTGGCGATCACCGGGCTCGGCGTGTACCAGATGAGCCACTTCAACCTGGACATCGGCACGCACGACATCATCGCGGCCATCCTGCTGCAGGGGCTGGGCTTCTCGATGATGCTGGTGCCCCTGTCCACCGTGGCGCTCTCGCGCGTGCCGCGCCACCGGATGCCGGACGCCACGGGCCTCAGCTCGCTCTTGCGCCAGATTGGCGGCTCCATCGGCCTGGCCGTGTTCGCCAGCCTCCTGTCGCGCTACAGCACCCAGGCCACGGCGGCGCTGTCGGTGCACCTGTCCCCCACGCGCCCCGAGGTGATGGAGCGAGTGGCCCAGTTGCGCGCCGGCATGCTCGCGCGCGGCATGGACTTCGCCAGCGCCCAGGAGGCGGCGCTGCGGATGCTCTCGGGCCTCACCGCGCGCCAGGGCATGGTGCTCGCCTTCGACAAACTCTTCCTGCTCGCGGCCCTGCTCTTCCTGCTGGTGATGCCGCTCGTGCTCTTCCTCAAGTCCAAGCCCGCGAGTTCCGGGCCCAACGAACCCGTTCATATCGACGTGGAGATCTGA
- a CDS encoding spore germination protein GerW family protein: protein MDVNEVIDRARDSFNVRRVFGEPIQQGEVTLVPAAWVRGGGGGGGGEGPATEGAKAEENAAKGYGIGVGLNVRPAGAFIVRNGKVRWMPAVDANRIVLGVQVLVGLFLLTIGKQLVGRFLKEDQRFGRRRFAW, encoded by the coding sequence ATGGACGTCAACGAGGTCATCGACAGGGCGCGTGATTCCTTCAACGTTCGGCGCGTTTTCGGAGAGCCCATCCAACAAGGCGAGGTGACTCTGGTTCCTGCTGCCTGGGTAAGGGGCGGAGGGGGCGGTGGTGGGGGCGAAGGTCCTGCCACCGAGGGAGCGAAGGCAGAGGAGAATGCCGCCAAGGGCTACGGCATTGGCGTTGGCTTGAATGTTCGGCCCGCTGGGGCCTTCATCGTGAGGAATGGAAAGGTGCGGTGGATGCCGGCGGTGGACGCCAACCGTATCGTCTTGGGTGTGCAGGTATTGGTGGGTCTCTTCCTGCTTACAATCGGCAAGCAACTCGTAGGCCGCTTCCTCAAGGAGGACCAGCGATTCGGCCGCAGGCGTTTCGCGTGGTGA
- a CDS encoding peptide ABC transporter substrate-binding protein: MTLRSALLASLLLLGATPARAAGRIPYGGELRLAHTGPATPTVPALADTPLEATLLGLVSRSVCQLTPEGQAAPALALSMSRPFPQVVRLVLPSPAQAQALAQAWTRLSSPEEASPYRALLFPLRDEGRRLSATGDTLELTLAFPWPDQERALCHPTLAPPRSSAAALGPFSYSIATAQTLDARLSWPPGRPYLDTLRARATDERGLARLLSTHGTQVALGVPPDPGSSTGAALYATYLAWSPRRVPTEFRQAVENALDREDLTRLFVRGPAEPMPHLLPAALMPKAAGPRPPRPPAPAGGRQVTLLHDADNEDQRAVAERLQVKLHDQGYTVALTALPRAELRARWAKGDYELMLHSLLLPPVPGPALAVVLDAAGRKDLLGVELPRIGALPDAAARDARVRERALVLAPTLPLLPLYAQGLALRAEPEVGGLVFDAQGLPVLEGVWLAPAPAAGGSGGRR; the protein is encoded by the coding sequence ATGACGCTCCGCTCCGCCCTCCTCGCCAGCCTCCTGCTCCTCGGCGCCACCCCGGCCCGGGCGGCGGGACGGATTCCCTATGGGGGAGAGCTGCGCCTCGCCCACACGGGACCCGCCACGCCCACGGTGCCCGCCCTCGCCGATACGCCGCTGGAGGCCACCCTGCTCGGGCTCGTCTCCCGGTCCGTCTGCCAGCTCACCCCCGAGGGACAGGCAGCGCCCGCGCTCGCCCTGTCGATGTCCCGCCCCTTTCCCCAGGTGGTGCGACTGGTCCTGCCCTCGCCCGCCCAGGCGCAGGCGCTCGCCCAGGCCTGGACCCGGCTCTCCAGCCCCGAGGAGGCCTCGCCCTACCGCGCGCTCCTCTTCCCCCTGCGCGACGAGGGCCGGCGGCTCTCCGCCACGGGCGACACCCTGGAGCTGACGCTCGCCTTCCCCTGGCCCGATCAGGAGCGGGCCCTGTGCCACCCCACCCTCGCGCCGCCGCGCTCGTCCGCCGCCGCGCTCGGTCCGTTCTCCTACTCCATCGCTACCGCCCAGACCCTGGACGCGAGGCTCTCCTGGCCTCCCGGGCGGCCGTACCTGGACACGCTGCGCGCGCGCGCCACCGACGAGCGGGGACTCGCGCGACTGCTGTCGACGCACGGCACCCAGGTGGCGCTCGGCGTGCCTCCGGATCCGGGAAGCAGCACCGGCGCGGCGCTGTACGCCACCTATCTGGCCTGGTCGCCCCGGCGGGTGCCGACGGAGTTCCGGCAGGCGGTGGAGAACGCGCTGGACCGCGAGGATCTCACGCGCCTCTTCGTGCGCGGGCCCGCCGAGCCCATGCCGCACCTGTTGCCCGCGGCGCTGATGCCGAAGGCCGCGGGGCCTCGTCCGCCCCGCCCGCCCGCGCCTGCCGGAGGGAGGCAGGTGACGCTGCTCCACGACGCGGACAACGAGGATCAACGCGCGGTGGCCGAGCGGCTCCAGGTGAAGCTGCACGACCAGGGCTACACGGTGGCCCTGACGGCGCTGCCCCGTGCCGAGCTCCGGGCGCGCTGGGCGAAGGGGGACTACGAGCTGATGCTCCACTCGCTGCTGCTGCCCCCGGTGCCGGGCCCCGCCCTGGCGGTGGTGCTGGACGCGGCGGGCCGCAAGGATCTGCTGGGTGTGGAGTTGCCTCGCATCGGCGCGCTGCCGGACGCGGCGGCGCGGGACGCCCGGGTGCGCGAGCGGGCCCTGGTGCTCGCCCCGACCCTGCCGCTGCTGCCGCTCTATGCGCAGGGACTGGCGCTTCGCGCCGAGCCGGAGGTGGGTGGACTCGTCTTCGATGCCCAGGGGCTGCCCGTGCTGGAGGGCGTCTGGCTCGCGCCGGCCCCGGCGGCGGGGGGCTCGGGAGGGAGGAGATGA
- a CDS encoding DNA cytosine methyltransferase encodes MSKQPKIISLYSGAGGLDYGFEAAGFDTAVAVEFDKQCCETLRRNRRSWRVVERSIFDVPTKEILKLGALKRAEVDLVIGGPPCQPFSKSAYWVKGDTSRLDDPRADTLAAYMQVIEEALPKAFLLENVGGLAFSGKDEGLKLLLDKIERINKKTKSNYVPYYQIVNAANYGVPQLRERFILVASREGLPFNFPSPTHGEPQPDLPLFPMKSSSVKLLPYRTAWDAIADVRPALGEKLSVQGKWAALLPSIPEGQNYLFHTDRGGGVPLFGWRRRYWQFLLKLAKNRPSWTIQAQPGSSIGPFHWENRRLSAQELCRLQTIPDDIVITGGRVEVQRQIGNAVPSLLAEVLARAIRTQLLELSPETGALKLMPPDRSPAPPPNKVEPVPDQYLHLKGDHAPHPGTGKGEAALARARKSA; translated from the coding sequence ATGAGCAAGCAGCCCAAAATCATCAGCCTCTATTCTGGAGCAGGAGGTCTCGACTATGGGTTCGAGGCCGCAGGTTTCGACACTGCTGTCGCTGTGGAATTTGACAAACAGTGCTGTGAAACATTACGTCGCAACCGTCGTTCCTGGCGAGTGGTCGAACGCAGCATATTCGACGTGCCTACTAAAGAAATATTGAAACTGGGGGCACTAAAGCGCGCAGAGGTTGACTTGGTTATTGGTGGCCCTCCATGCCAACCATTTTCTAAGTCTGCTTACTGGGTGAAGGGCGATACATCCCGGCTCGACGACCCTCGCGCAGATACGCTCGCAGCGTACATGCAAGTCATCGAAGAGGCTCTCCCTAAAGCATTCCTTTTAGAGAATGTAGGAGGCCTTGCCTTTTCAGGAAAGGACGAGGGACTCAAGCTTCTGCTCGACAAAATCGAGCGAATAAACAAGAAAACAAAAAGTAATTATGTACCTTACTACCAAATAGTGAATGCCGCAAACTATGGTGTTCCTCAACTGCGGGAGCGTTTTATCCTCGTGGCCTCCAGGGAGGGTTTGCCGTTTAATTTCCCCAGTCCCACACATGGCGAGCCGCAACCAGACCTCCCTCTCTTCCCCATGAAGTCAAGCTCCGTCAAGCTGTTGCCTTATCGAACAGCGTGGGATGCAATTGCCGATGTTCGTCCTGCCCTTGGAGAAAAGCTTTCGGTTCAAGGCAAGTGGGCAGCTCTTCTTCCGTCGATTCCAGAAGGACAGAACTACCTCTTTCACACGGATCGCGGTGGCGGCGTTCCTCTTTTTGGGTGGCGCAGACGCTATTGGCAATTTCTATTGAAGCTTGCAAAAAATCGTCCATCTTGGACAATCCAAGCTCAACCAGGCTCTTCGATTGGACCCTTTCATTGGGAGAACCGTCGTTTAAGTGCTCAAGAACTGTGCCGCCTGCAGACTATCCCAGACGATATTGTTATCACTGGCGGTCGAGTTGAAGTACAACGCCAAATTGGCAATGCGGTCCCCTCGCTGCTTGCAGAGGTTCTTGCACGCGCAATCCGAACCCAATTGCTTGAACTCTCTCCTGAGACCGGTGCTCTCAAATTGATGCCCCCTGATCGCTCACCAGCACCGCCTCCTAACAAAGTTGAGCCAGTTCCAGACCAATACCTTCATCTTAAAGGTGATCACGCGCCTCACCCAGGAACGGGGAAGGGAGAAGCAGCTCTGGCTAGAGCAAGGAAGAGTGCATAA